The Tubulanus polymorphus chromosome 1, tnTubPoly1.2, whole genome shotgun sequence genome contains a region encoding:
- the LOC141907098 gene encoding uncharacterized protein LOC141907098: MVRQCVVCRKLSGRPFKLPVEPPLPGARVADVPAFFHTGIDFAGPFNVKMMSESQKCYICLFTCSVSRGLHLEVTEDQSTESFMRAFRRFVSRRSLPKKVLTDNAATFKKASEYVSKKGVEWSFITKRAPWHGGFWERLVGIVKMVLKKVIGRALISFDEFRTVVSEAEAIVNDRPLTYSSTDINDEAPVTPSQLMCGHRLTTLPHDFITPEELEDPDFQIQKNEADVRARRLDEILTRFRSRWSKEYLTALREYNQRSGKEEQIKVGEVVIIHEETPRLKWKLGLVTELFYGPDRICRSVALKTANGFTNRAVSKLYPLELQASPDVKYTNIDVEDDRRTHAAEDG; this comes from the coding sequence ATGGTCCGTCAATGTGTCGTCTGTCGTAAACTATCAGGTCGTCCATTCAAGCTTCCTGTCGAGCCACCGTTGCCAGGTGCGCGAGTAGCAGATGTTCCCGCGTTTTTCCATACTGGTATTGACTTTGCTGGTCCGTTCAACGTGAAGATGATGTCAGAATCTCAGAAGTGCTATATCTGTCTATTCACATGCTCAGTGAGTAGAGGTTTACATTTGGAAGTCACAGAAGATCAGTCTACAGAATCGTTCATGAGAGCTTTTAGAAGATTCGTAAGCCGTAGATCTCTACCAAAGAAGGTTTTGACTGATAATGCTGCAACCTTCAAGAAAGCATCAGAATATGTGTCAAAGAAAGGAGTAGAGTGGTCCTTCATAACGAAAAGGGCTCCATGGCATGGAGGCTTTTGGGAGCGTTTAGTTGGCATTGTAAAGATGGTATTGAAGAAGGTTATAGGAAGAGCTCTTATCTCGTTTGATGAATTTCGGACAGTGGTATCGGAAGCAGAGGCTATCGTCAACGACAGACCACTGACGTACAGTTCTACCGACATAAACGATGAAGCCCCTGTTACACCGTCGCAGCTGATGTGTGGTCATCGGCTGACTACACTTCCACATGATTTTATCACCCCGGAAGAGCTGGAAGATCCAGACTTCCAGATTCAGAAGAATGAAGCAGACGTGAGAGCTAGAAGATTAGACGAGATATTAACGCGATTTCGTAGTCGATGGTCTAAAGAGTATCTTACAGCCCTAAGAGAGTATAATCAACGATCTGGAAAAGAAGAACAAATAAAGGTTGGCGAAGTGGTGATCATACATGAAGAAACGCCAAGGCTTAAATGGAAGTTGGGACTAGTGACAGAACTGTTCTATGGACCAGATAGAATATGTAGATCTGTTGCATTAAAGACAGCAAATGGTTTCACGAACCGAGCAGTGTCCAAGCTGTATCCGCTTGAACTACAAGCCAGTCCAGATGTCAAATACACCAACATAGACGTCGAAGACGATAGACGAACTCATGCAGCAGAAGATGGCTGA